DNA from Solanum stenotomum isolate F172 chromosome 3, ASM1918654v1, whole genome shotgun sequence:
gtatcaataatgaattaaacaagtaattcaaTCGTAACAAATTAACCAATAAACtgaaaaatgaattaacttgcattacacaaatattaaagttgaattagaagagagaattaagcatGAATAAAAAATGTAACCGATGAAAGACCAGACAATGATCTATAAagtgaattaaacttatatcaataatgaattaaacaagtaatctaatagtaacaaataataaactacaaaatgatttaaatttgcattaaaagtgtattacataGTATTAAAGgtgaattagaagagaaaattaagaataaatgaaaaacgtaactaacgaaagacaagataaactgaattaaacttgtattatttttgaataaaacatgtactatatgtgtcttataaattattttggtttgtatcATTAAGAACATGAGTGATagttgcaatatgtattaaaaatgtaatgtgcatgtattataaatgtagtataagtgtgttaccaattataaacttaaccaaaccctctcaaaattgagatataaactACAAACGtcattttcaattattagtaGTAACAACCTATCCAAACTAATTGCAAATtcgtaaaattcaaataatgaatCTAAAATTTGAAGCTTTATGATGACTATCAATGGTGAACTCTTACCGCTGTAATTTTAGAGATTTGAAATTTCTGCTTGAAAACATATTTCTATACAAATTTATAGTTTTTCTATTCCTCTTCTCGTCATGTGTCTTGAGTAAAGATAGTAAAATATGAGCAAATATTAATTTGAGGATagttaattaaatgaaaattttaaagaagaagaaaaagaacaaaaagaagaagaagaaaaatgacggagaaagaaacaaagaagaagaataaaaaaaagaagaggaggaagcGAAGAGAAGATAAATTGTACAACATTTTCAAttccaaaaaaatgttatactaagtttaaaaagttatattgtcatagatggtaaatatttttttaatatagcatatttatgtgatttaccctTCATTGTTAGTGCAGGCATTTTAGTTTTATTGAGCAAAATACTTGTGgaaagataaaacaaaaaaattactctGTTATTGCCAAATAAATATCTGTAACTTAAATCTAATCCAGAAAGATGTgatcttattttaatttgtaattttgataattgaattatttattttgatgtaAATAACATGTCAccttattttcttgaaattagtaaGATTGCGTACCAAATCAGCTAGTCGTACATTTTTAAACATTTGATATCTGAAttttcctaaatttttttttgatggaGATATAAATCTGTCACAAAAAATTGCATATAAGTGAATTTGTGACAGTAAGAAATTTGTTAACAATAGACAACGATATATCCAATATAATCTCATAATTATTAGTGGAGTTTGGAAGGGTGGAATGAATGACGATTTACTAGGTAGAACCATAATTTTCGATAAAATCCTCAACTCAAGTAACACCTATGAGAAATAGATGTGTAAAGCAATTATAGTAACGAAAAAAGTCATGTTGAAAACAATGAAGATgagaacaataacaacaacaactagACAACGATTACCTACTAATCTTCATTCTTAATTCTCGACCTCTATATCTTTCTATTTAGGATCATGTCTTTGATAAATTGTAAACGTGTCATGACAAATACCTGTGTCACATATATATCTTGTGTGGTCTTTTCTTGTGGtttatcaactaattattttttacattcgTATTCAGTACTTAACCATCAATCAATTTCCATCACCCACTCTCTCTGTGTAGGACCAATATAGGAGGAACAACATGCACCAAATTTGGTTAAATTAGATCTAGGAGTTAGTGTTGGACTTAAGCAATGCTGTGGTATTAATTATTAAACgattcaaaaacttatctaGGTTTTGGTATAACGTTGATATGGGGATAGAATAACATTCATTGTCGAATTTAGTTGagactctttattttctttgataATCATGATGTTCGAGTCAATTTACATACATCTCGactaatttcataaaatttttcCTATCTCCTGTACTGTTCACCAAGAATTAGACAAATACTCTTTGTCATGACTTTAAAGTGTTTTATTCTAAAATCTAAACTTCTCCTATGCTTTATTCAACTTAGCTATTGGAGGTAAggaaagtttatatatatataaaatctatGATAACCATGGATATTTGTTTGTTTCTCATTCATTTCACATCCGCATTAAAGTtcgattaattcaaattcatgcCACACAAGACTCATTAAAGTGAGAAGTGCACCttataagaattaatttttatatactcAGAATTCAAACTCGAGACCGTAGAAAGATGTTATCGATCCTTCTCACCACAACCTTTAGTAATATAATAAACATCATACCGAGAGACACTTTATGGAATGTAACTAAAATTAAGAATTTTGAACATGTTGCTCGGGAGAGGGAAAAAACCACAATAAGAGCCTGTGTGGGTGAATTTATAAGCCAAAGGTCATAAGTAAAGAATTcaacttatttttgttattgacataaaaataaatgtttaaaaatattttcaatcttATTCCAAACGCTACAAAAGTGgtttaaaacacttaaaataaacCAATCTAAACAAgctctttttctttcaaataactacatgtaaaaaataaatttgattttctaGCAAATGTGATGCGTTTGTCCAGAACTCCCACATCGTCACAGAGACTGAGTAACAAGGAATCTGTAGGCTCCTATAAAATTCCAAACAGGCCACGTTTAAAAGCATACCTTTCTCGGCCTTTTGGCTAAGATCAAGTGTAGTATCTGTTCTTATCAGTTTAATATCTGATATGTGGATTATTGATTCACAcgatattaactcaattttttaagGGGGAGAGTCCATCAAGGTAGCTTGCTACCTGGGCTCTCAAGCGTCGCCCATGCGTTGCACTATTGCACGGGCCTGGCGCACCCCACCAAATCAGTTCAAAATTTTTAGCTCTTGTAGCCCATTATGGCCCAAATTGCTCACagcaaatttatttttaaatagtgAGTTAATGCAAGTTGTGTTCAAATTTTTATTGCATCAAAGAGGGTAGGATATTTATTTGAGTTCCGGTACAATTTTGATTAAAAGGGCAAGTCATCAATTTGAGTTTCGTTTTCTCAATCTTCAAAACGCTTTCGGACATCTAATATTCAAAGTTCTCTTGCATCAAAGAGGGTAAGACATCAATTTAAGTTTTGATACACATAACGTAGGTATGCATGTGTACACTCACAATTCTCAATCTCCAGAACTCTTTCAAAGGATGGAACTAAAATCTCCTCAGATATGTAATTCAGTATCCACAATGTTCCGTCTCTAAAAGTCCATTTATTTCTAATCCTAAAAAAACGACATTTTCGCAGTTCAAAATTTACAGATATAACCTCTATGATGTGCAGATGCTATTCTTGGCAAGGTCATTTACCCTATAAGAGGCTCCAATTACGACGAAACAATGTTAGGAGGATAATATAAGGCAGattcagaatttgaagtttatgagttGTTATAACGACTTGTTATTCGACTATAGGGACTAGGACATCTATAGGTTTAATGACTGATGGCAACTAATGAGCTCAACTTTAAAAAACAATGGCCTTGAATATGCAATGTATGCTTTTACCCTTTTCATACCTTTAGATCCAACTCATCATCATAAACCGTCACAAAAAATTGCAATAAGTGAATTTGTGACCGTAAGAAAATTGTCAACAACATATCAAGTGTAATCTCACAATTAGTGAAGTCTGGAAGGGTAACATGTACACAACCTTAGTCCTATTTTATGAAGGTAGGTAGattgttttcaataaatatTGACTCAAGTAATGCATATGAGAAATAGGTCTGTAAAGCAATTACAATAGCAAAAAAGTCATAttgaaaacaatgaaaaagaGAATTGTAACAACAAATACTACGATATATAAGGTAAAGGAAATAATATGAAAACATAAACTAGTAAGAGAGTGATAACAACAAACTGGGAAGCTAACTAGATAATTTAATTCTCTATTAATCTTTAACCTTAATTTTCAATCTCTGTATTTTCCTATATATTTAAGATCATGTCTTTAATAAGATCTAGGAGTTAGTGTTGGACTTAAGCAATGTTATGGTATTAAACGATTCAAAAACTTAGCAAGGTTTTGGTACATCATTTATATGGGCTGTAGAGTAACATTCATTTTCGAATTTAGTTGACActttatcatgattttttttcttttgataatcaTAGCAGTTGGATTAGTTTACGCACACTTCGACTAATTTCATGAAATTTCTCCTATCTCCCACCAGCAACGTATAATGTTCACCAAGAATTAGGCAAAGACTCTTTGTCATGACTTTGAAGTGTTTTATTCTAATCTTATCTTCTCTTATGCTTTATTCAACTTAACTATAGGGAAGCGGGAAAAGTTtatgcaaaaaataataatctattaTAACCAtggatattttttgtttctcattCGATTCTGCATCTGCATTGAAGTTCAATTAATCCAAATTCATGCTACGCAAGACACATTAAAGGGAGAGGTGCACCttataagaattattttttctatactCAAAGTTCAAACTCGAAATTGTAGAGAGATCTTATACATCACACCATAACCTTTTATGATAATAGACACCATATCAGGCGACACTCTAAGGAATGTAAAATTCAGAATGTTGaacggcttgctcgagagagggaAAAGAACACAATAAAAGCCTATTCGAATGGGCTTATAAAGCCAATAATCATAAGTAAGGATTTCTAATCGatgaatttttgttattttggcaTATATATAAGTGCTTAAAGACATTTTCTAGTCTTACCCAAACACCACAAACGTTCTTAAAACTATTTTGATgtacaaacttaaaataagtcaatttaaACTGATTCTAAACATATTTTCTCTTTCAAATAGCTACATgtataaaaacaaatttaattttctagtaaATGTGGTGCGTTTGTCCAGAACTCCCACATCTTCACGGTGTGTAACAAGGAATCTGTAGGCTACTATAAAATTCCAAACAGGCCACGTTTCAAAGCATACCTTTCTCGGCCTTTTGGCTAAGATCAAGTGTAGTATCTGTTCTTATCAGTTTAATATCTGATATGTGGATCATCGATCCACAcgatattaactcaattttttaagGGGGAGAGTCTATCAAGGTAGCTTGCTACCTAGGCTCTCAAGCGTCGCCCATGCGTTGCACTATTGCACGGGCCTGGCGCACCCCACCAAAtcagttcaatttttttagatttcGAGTCCCTATGTGGTCCAAGTTGTGTGCTTGGGCCTGGCCATCCCACCAAATGACAATCCTTCATCTCTAAAAGTTAAGCCCATTACTTTGCAGTTAAATTTACAGAAAATATGTATTAACTCACATGATATGATGAtaagaatttgaagtttatgaatttttacGAGCTCAACATTAAGGAACAATGGCCTTGAATATGCAAGTATGACCCTACTCACAGAAATATAATTGAGATCCAACTCATCATCCTAGACAGGACGACAGAATTTGATATTTGTAGTCATATAAGATCTGCATTTTCGTGTAAAAGGACAAACAGAGAAAACTCACAAACTTTTTCTCCTCTAAGGTTATAAACCATCCACCTTATTTCTGCTGGGAGTATGAGAAACCATTTAAGATAACACCAAGCAGGTATCAGAATGAATGTGTCGCGTGTGCGCAAGAAGGTAGCGGAAATATATGAGCATAGTTTTGAGAAACTTGAAGCCAACAAAGCAAAGCCAATAAAACCTTGATGCGAAATTTAAAAAGCCAATTACACATGTTGAAGTATCACTAGTTTTGCAACTTTGGCATCTGTAAACACCCATGAAGATAATCCAACCCTAAAGCAAGCTGTATGAGACCATTTGAGAATTGATCTCTCCAGCATGACAGTAGCTGATACAACAAAGAGGAATTTATAGCAAATAACAATCTTGAATCACATCATCAACTATCTAGAGAAGCGCCATATCCTACAAACAAATTGTGACTTGCTGTAGAAAAAGTAACTCACTAAGCTCTCTTATGGACAGATTCCGTTCAAATAACAAGAATGGAAGTGATGCCTAATAACTCAGCAAGGCCCAAAAGTGCAAGGCAACCATTGTATCAGATTCCAATTTCGATTGTATAATCAAATATTGTTTGATAGACTACTATATAATGCATATGCAGTTTGCACTTTTTCATTCAAAGTACATTCAAATAGTAGAAAACTGAAACCTCCACTAAATTGCACATACCATCAAGTGAACATTGATTCTCGTTGTTCAAAACTCCAAAAAAGCTGGAGAGAATTGTATTTAGAAGCTTCAAAAACACCATAACATTACAATCACGTCCAATCGCTACTATTGAATCTGCAAAAGAAAGAACCAAGAAACAAGAGCAGCCTCTCAATCACAGAAAATGTCTGCTTCATGAAAACTTCTGTCATTCCAAATTCATTCACATTTTGTTTTCCCTTTGATGTAACATAAATGGGAAAGTCAAAACTACAGGTTACTTTCAACGAATTTTACAATGTTCACTGTAGAAACAATGCTTCATTTGACAAGAAAAACAATCACATAAATGGAACAACACTTCCATAATAGTTCAAATCCTGGTTGTCATTATCTTTGGGGTACAGATGAAAGTTAATACATAGATTacatggaaagaaagaaatcattTCCCCTTTTTTACCAGCAAGTATCATACAATTTATAGTGGTTATCTGCAAAGATAACACAAATAtcttaaaaagaaaagtttgCATATGTCATAATATCCACAGAATGCACAACTTAAAAACATCACATTAATAAAAAGTTGCTTAGAAACAAATCAAATCGGCCCCATACTGAGAAAAAGACTTCAAATTTGACAGAAGTAGCTCGAGTGAGAACGGTGAACACAACACATGAAGCATTTAATCCTCCAGAATGTAATGTATCCAATTCAGTGGAAAACATCTATCGTAGGGATAGATGCAAAAACACACAACATAAGTAGTATCAATATCAATCAAGCATCGATGCATTTGAAGCCCCTGCAAACACACAACCAAATTATGAACAAAATGGTGCAGACTATTAAATCCAATGACAAGACAACCCAAACTTGTTTCTTCCAAACTTTCTTAGCTTTTTGATGCCCTCCTTCTCCATGAATCAATCCATTCTTTTGCATAACAACTGAAAAATCTCTGCTCAATCTGATCCCATCATCCGAAACATCCACTCTCTTCTCACACATCTCATCATTCCTCTTCTTAAACTGCCCGAAAAACCTCTTCTTTTTTAGCTTCAAGCTACTAGCAGCATCAGCAAGCAATGGCATTGACCCAATTTTCTTCCCTTTAACAGAATCCAAACTCGCGCTTCGTCCATGATCCAGCTCACTCCTCGGGGAATTAGAACCCTCATCCACAATACTTGAATCCAACAGCTGATGAAAAACAGGATTCAACTCTCCCTGAAAACAATGCGAATTCAATTTATCCAAACGCTTCTTCCCAGAAGATCTCTCAATCACTCCACGAAACGCCCCTTCAACCCCTTTGAGAAACGCAAGACCATCcgatttatcaattttttcatcGAATATGGCGAAAAACACATATGGGTTTTCTATCAGGAACATATATGTCCTGTTTCGGATAGTATGAGAGAAAAAGGTATGCAAAGGAGGAGTCTTTTCAAGGCATTTCAAAGCTAGGGATCCAAGATCGGCATCTTTTGAATTGATTTCAGCAAGGATAGTTGTTCCTTTTGCAACACAAGAGTAATAGACCAAATTCGGATCTGGAATCATCATTTAGGTCATCCAAATGAAACAAACATCCAAATCTCAACCAGATTTGAAAGATTCATCAATCAGAAATCTGAAAGAAGAAAATGTAATGAAAtctgtaacaaaaaaaaaagaaaaagatagaaatcaagaaaagagaaagatagAGATTTGATTGAAGATTCTTGATGAAGGAGAGTTAGGGTTTGGGAGAAAAGGGAAAAACAAGGATTGTTCTCTCGGCCgtggagagagagaaagagatgGAGAGAGAACAACCTGTAACCAAACTTTTATTTATCCCACAAATAAGGAATTAGATTAttcagaaaaggaaaaaaaaaaggatggaaTTACactaaaatctttttaaaaaatctctttttGGTAGTTTTTTATTT
Protein-coding regions in this window:
- the LOC125857888 gene encoding phytolongin Phyl2.2 → MMIPDPNLVYYSCVAKGTTILAEINSKDADLGSLALKCLEKTPPLHTFFSHTIRNRTYMFLIENPYVFFAIFDEKIDKSDGLAFLKGVEGAFRGVIERSSGKKRLDKLNSHCFQGELNPVFHQLLDSSIVDEGSNSPRSELDHGRSASLDSVKGKKIGSMPLLADAASSLKLKKKRFFGQFKKRNDEMCEKRVDVSDDGIRLSRDFSVVMQKNGLIHGEGGHQKAKKVWKKQVWVVLSLDLIVCTILFIIWLCVCRGFKCIDA